A single region of the Salmo salar chromosome ssa16, Ssal_v3.1, whole genome shotgun sequence genome encodes:
- the LOC106573421 gene encoding serine/threonine-protein phosphatase 6 regulatory subunit 2 isoform X4, whose translation MMDLLLRLISCVEPAPLRQDTLNWLNEEQLAQRLIELIHPGKDEEKQSNASQTVCDIIRLSRDQANQLQENSEADPLLAVLESQECVGQLLDNMFVGERTESCIICGTQILLTLLEIRRTGVEGMLDVCVQGHERCVNSSILQAIQPHLTHYHQLLLDPPRVTPMLTSLGVLEVPLGNCRLHVAKLMASLLQTTNTSYYICCNNTIYNNTVTLELCRLNTINILLDLFFKYTWNNFLHFQVELCVAAILSHSAQEQRPLVTQENPRLQQEPQEKQASPGPTLPLPSVPPDISTHNPLVTHLFQDCRLVQRILEAWEENDKMQAEGGMRRGYMGHLTRIANTVVCSMEKGTVHSQISSLITELLVDCKGRWETFVDQALTEINKKNTVDLVSHNLRSSSEDDDRQSPFPKELSLQQTFSDYQIQQITANFVDQFSFNDDEFSEHGDNINATFDRIAEINFNVDTEDTAKTAAFEACTKEKIQSFDDNEEEDIWEEREINYTTHTKSRTRFGGSRTSVGAAQSDGVSDTPDSSTGSETEEWEVPSEVTGQTEHSKNISQTETAQSKDEYLNPGPGWAASFGEVNSKSPSPGVGVDPWANPTPKSGVVVDPWGSPAPTPGVGVDPWGSPASKSGVGVDPWGSPTPKSEVGVDSWDSPAPKSEVGVDAWGSPAPQPITAEKGWAKFTDFQPFCCSETGPRCTSPVDSEICGSDKTKPSQDKNSCVWSVCVARKAPLVASDSSSSGGSESDEEDKTESVTMETVSKEMVTTETVVTTAGRETIRLRMDAKNERAVFTSEADMREKAKMKEKERVMGGGDPVNATAAPLRIRSATVTKDTPSLANGPA comes from the exons ATGATGGACCTCCTGCTACGCCTCATCAGCTGTGTAGAGCCTGCTCCTCTCAGACAGGACACACTCAAC TGGTTAAATGAAGAGCAGCTGGCCCAGAGGCTTATAGAGCTCATCCACCCTGGGAAAGACGAGGAG aaacAGTCAAATGCATCCCAGACTGTGTGTGACATCATCCGTCTGAGCAGAGACCAGGCCAATCAGCTCCAAGAGAACTCTGAGGCTGACCCTCTGCTTGCCGTTCTGGAGTC GCAGGAGTGTGTGGGTCAGCTGCTGGACAACATGTTtgtgggagagaggacagagagctgtATCATCTGTGGAACTCAAATCCTTCTAACCTTACTGGAAATCAGGAGGACGGG ggtggaGGGTATGTTGGATGTGTGTGTTCAGGGGCATGAGAGGTGTGTCAACAGTAGCATCCTGCAGGCCATCCAACCCCACCTCACACACTACCACCAACTACTGCTGGATCCGCCCAGG gtgaccCCCATGCTTACCAGTCTAGGTGTGTTGGAGGTGCCACTGGGTAACTGTCGTCTCCATGTGGCCAAACTGATGGCCTCTCTGCTACAGACCACTAACACCAGTTATTACATCTGTTGTAACAACACCATTTATAACAACACCGTCACACTGGAGCTCTGCAGACTCAACACCATAAACATTCTActg GACCTGTTCTTTAAGTACACCTGGAACAACTTCCTGCACTTCCAAGTGGAGCTGTGTGTGGCAGCCATCCTCAGCCACTCTGCCCAGGAGCAGAGGCCCCTGGTTACCCAGGAAAATCCCAGGCTTCAGCAGGAGCCCCAGGAGAAGCAGGCCTCGCCTGGCCCCACACTCCCACTGCCCTCTGTCCCTCCCGACATCTCCACACATAACCCACTGGTGACCCAT TTGTTTCAGGACTGTCGTCTGGTTCAGAGGATATTGGAGGCCTGGGAGGAGAATGATAAGATGCA GGCGGAGGGGGGCATGAGGAGAGGCTACATGGGTCACCTGACTAGGATCGCCAATACTGTAGTCTGTAGCATGGAGAAAGGAACAGTACACAGCCAGATCAGCAGCCTTATTACAG aGCTGCTTGTGGATTGCAAGGGGCGCTGGGAGACCTTTGTAGACCAGGCCCTGACAGAGATCAACAAGAAGAACACTGTAGACCTG GTGTCTCACAACCTGCGCTCCTCCAGTGAAGACGATGACAGACAGAGTCCCTTCCCCAAAGAGCTGTCACTgcaacaa ACATTCTCAGACTACCAGATCCAGCAGATCACTGCTAACTTTGTGGATCAGTTCAGCTTCAATGACGACGAGTTCTCAGAACACGGCGACAACATCAA CGCCACCTTTGACCGGATCGCAGAGATTAACTTCAACGTGGACACAGAGGACACT GCTAAGACTGCAGCATTTGAGGCCTGCACTAAGGAGAAGATCCAGTCGTTTGATGACAACGAAGAGGAAGAtatctgggaggagagagagatcaactatactacacacaccaagtctaggaccag GTTTGGGGGGTCACGGACGTCTGTTGGAGCGGCTCAGAGTGATGGGGTGAGCGATACTCCTGATAGCTCAACAGGTTCTGAAACGGAGGAGTGGGAGGTGCCTAGTGAGGTCACAGGTCAGACGGAACACAGCAAGAACATCAGCCAGACTGAGACTGCACAGAGTAAGGATgaatatttgaacccag GCCCTGGCTGGGCGGCTAGTTTCGGGGAGGTGAACTCGAAGTCACCCTCTCCTGGAGTGGGCGTGGATCCATGGGCTAACCCCACCCCCAAGTCTGGAGTGGTCGTAGACCCATGGGGTAGCCCTGCCCCCACACCTGGAGTGGGCGTAGACCCATGGGGTAGCCCCGCCTCTAAATCAGGAGTGGGCGTAGACCCCTGGGGTAGCCCCACCCCCAAGTCCGAAGTGGGCGTAGACTCATGGGACAGCCCTGCCCCCAAGTCAGAAGTGGGCGTGGATGCATGGGGCAGCCCCGCCCCCCAACCCATAACTGCAGAGAAGGGCTGGGCCAAGTTCACTGACTTTCAGCCCTTCTGCTG ttCAGAGACAGGTCCGAGGTGCACTTCTCCAGTAGACTCAGAGATCTGTGGGTCAGACAAAACAAAACCCAGCCAGGACAAGAACT cttgtgtgtggagtgtgtgtgtggcaaggaAGGCTCCCCTGGTAGCATCAGACAGCTCTTCATCAGGAGGCTCAGAAAGTGATGAAGAGGACAAAACTGAATCTGTTACTATGGAGACGGTATCCAAGGAAATGGTCACTACAGAGACCGTTGTCACAACAGCCGGACGGGAGACCATCAGACTTAGGATGGACGCCAAGAACGAGAGAGCTGTCttcaccag TGAGGCTGACATGAGAGAGAAAGCGAAgatgaaggagaaagagagggtgatggGTGGAGGAGACCCTGTCAATGCCACCGCTGCTCCCCTCAGAATTCGGTCTGCCACCGTCACAAA AGACACACCATCCTTGGCAAACGGACCAGCCTAG